The Nocardia arthritidis genome has a window encoding:
- a CDS encoding DUF3558 domain-containing protein, protein MTGRAGTLCAVVLVLAGLTGCGTSTKGAPTTAAPSSAASAATSSANPDAALWNPCDLPDSAISAVGLNPSTKTKDIADTHFDGWKICSWRSSARWYTLGILSGTPSLDDVQRRTDYEEFKPRTVGTHRAIEFLDVGDRDRLNCGLAVEIPHGSALFRVLTRYEIGKKGDPCAELSRSVDDLAKYLPS, encoded by the coding sequence ATGACAGGCAGGGCGGGAACGCTATGCGCCGTTGTGCTGGTACTCGCCGGGCTGACCGGCTGCGGAACGTCAACCAAGGGGGCACCGACTACCGCAGCTCCGTCGAGCGCAGCATCGGCTGCAACAAGCTCGGCCAACCCGGATGCAGCGCTGTGGAATCCTTGCGATCTGCCGGACTCGGCGATATCGGCGGTCGGCCTGAATCCCAGCACTAAAACCAAAGACATTGCTGACACCCATTTCGACGGATGGAAGATATGCAGCTGGCGGTCGTCCGCGCGTTGGTACACGCTCGGAATCCTGTCCGGAACACCAAGTCTCGATGATGTTCAACGCCGCACAGACTACGAGGAATTCAAGCCGCGCACGGTCGGTACACATCGTGCGATCGAATTTCTCGACGTGGGCGACAGAGACCGCCTCAACTGCGGCCTCGCAGTTGAGATTCCGCATGGCTCGGCGCTCTTCCGTGTGCTGACCCGATACGAGATCGGCAAAAAGGGCGACCCCTGCGCCGAGTTGAGCCGCAGCGTCGACGACCTGGCGAAGTATCTACCAAGTTGA
- a CDS encoding WXG100 family type VII secretion target yields MTYDEYRARIIAAQEQWNKERSDIYAATSVLNMVFHGDIEPPTIPGTEPAYDTMKLSEMTAVVDQMRPAQVLQVAEAWHKISLSLSDAVSNFNQAFSKTLAGGWTGTSADAALSAVNTYSEQSRPLATATMLVADKLREMHTGLEQTQALMPRVSQRPDLSGKSLPQDGVMKAGDYTDEEAEKEGHRIFNTIYGQVAHQTDRGVPVLPNAPQIADSSGPPPVTPAPNDGGGPNPGGPHPDGADGGQPTDSGQGKPGGDNPNDKTGQQPGTQPTSVTPDSTQAASTTTSPAPTSTPSNDPSATAKNPSATPSAPNPASPTLSAPGTPSRPSPSRPTIPGTPRTPGTTPGTPKSPGAPGRSVSGTPQQPGVTPAAARGTNSTTARPGAAGTPFGGAPGAGKGKDDETTSGTKDYLINKRNGEEVTGLDSLPKAVPPVIGDVE; encoded by the coding sequence ATGACCTACGACGAGTACAGGGCGCGCATCATCGCCGCCCAAGAGCAGTGGAACAAAGAGCGGTCCGACATCTACGCGGCGACCAGCGTCCTCAACATGGTGTTCCACGGTGACATCGAACCGCCGACGATCCCGGGTACCGAACCGGCCTACGACACGATGAAGCTGTCGGAGATGACCGCCGTTGTCGATCAGATGCGGCCAGCGCAAGTGCTCCAGGTCGCCGAAGCATGGCACAAGATCAGCCTGTCTCTCAGCGATGCGGTCTCGAACTTCAACCAAGCCTTCAGCAAGACACTGGCGGGCGGATGGACCGGCACGTCCGCGGATGCGGCGTTGTCGGCGGTGAATACTTACAGCGAACAGTCCAGGCCGCTGGCGACCGCGACGATGCTGGTTGCCGACAAACTCCGGGAGATGCACACCGGCCTGGAGCAGACCCAGGCGTTGATGCCCCGCGTCTCCCAACGGCCCGATCTCAGTGGAAAGTCATTGCCGCAGGACGGCGTGATGAAAGCAGGCGATTACACCGACGAGGAGGCCGAGAAGGAAGGCCACCGAATCTTCAACACGATCTATGGCCAGGTCGCGCATCAAACTGACCGGGGTGTCCCAGTCCTGCCCAATGCGCCGCAGATCGCCGATTCGTCCGGACCGCCGCCGGTAACTCCCGCTCCGAACGATGGTGGTGGACCGAATCCTGGCGGTCCACACCCGGATGGGGCAGACGGAGGCCAGCCGACCGATTCCGGGCAAGGAAAGCCCGGCGGCGACAACCCGAACGACAAAACTGGGCAGCAGCCGGGCACCCAGCCGACGAGCGTTACGCCTGATTCGACCCAAGCCGCGTCCACCACCACCTCGCCGGCGCCCACGTCGACCCCGTCGAACGACCCGAGCGCCACGGCGAAGAATCCGAGCGCCACGCCGAGTGCCCCGAACCCCGCCTCGCCGACGCTATCCGCCCCTGGCACACCGAGCCGACCGAGCCCGAGCCGACCGACCATCCCCGGCACACCCAGAACACCGGGCACTACCCCGGGCACTCCGAAATCGCCTGGCGCACCGGGCCGCAGCGTGTCCGGCACACCACAGCAACCCGGCGTCACACCGGCAGCCGCCCGCGGCACCAACTCGACGACCGCCCGTCCCGGCGCCGCGGGCACGCCGTTCGGCGGTGCACCAGGTGCCGGGAAGGGTAAGGACGACGAAACAACCTCGGGCACAAAGGATTACCTCATCAACAAGCGCAATGGCGAGGAGGTCACCGGTCTGGATTCGCTGCCGAAGGCCGTGCCGCCGGTGATCGGTGATGTCGAGTAA
- a CDS encoding helix-turn-helix domain-containing protein gives MAPTSPTVARWELTLRLNEWRKQLGIDVDTAAKALKITRNHWWQIMSDRRALTDDHFEAMMKLFGIGADEQRELRALRNEARERGWWSEYSGLFSDENRRLFGLEHGAQAVQSYEGLLIPGLLQTENYARAIMESDIARIRPVDAERYIEARMRRQKRLIGDDRLQLTAVISQAALVQQTGGSAVLREQLAHLVEMVRNKDASVDVRIVPFSATRRPILSGSPFHLIDFASSVLPTLAWHESVATHGIIDDPARVRELRIIYAQQFESALSQSDSLALIEQTADGIA, from the coding sequence ATGGCACCGACGTCGCCCACCGTGGCGCGCTGGGAACTCACGCTTCGCCTCAACGAGTGGCGGAAGCAGCTTGGTATCGACGTCGATACGGCGGCGAAGGCGCTGAAGATCACCCGAAACCACTGGTGGCAGATCATGAGCGACCGGCGAGCGCTGACCGACGATCACTTCGAGGCCATGATGAAGCTCTTCGGGATCGGTGCCGATGAGCAGCGGGAATTGCGCGCATTGCGGAACGAGGCGCGGGAGCGCGGCTGGTGGTCCGAGTATTCGGGCCTGTTCAGCGACGAGAACCGACGTCTATTCGGACTGGAACACGGCGCGCAGGCCGTCCAAAGCTACGAAGGTCTGCTCATTCCGGGCCTGCTCCAGACGGAGAACTATGCGCGAGCAATCATGGAATCCGACATAGCGCGGATCCGGCCAGTCGACGCTGAGCGCTACATCGAAGCGCGAATGCGGAGGCAGAAGCGGTTGATTGGAGATGACCGGCTCCAACTCACCGCCGTGATCAGTCAAGCGGCGCTGGTTCAGCAAACCGGTGGATCTGCGGTGCTCCGTGAGCAGCTGGCTCACCTCGTTGAGATGGTGCGCAACAAGGACGCCTCCGTCGATGTGCGAATCGTGCCGTTCTCGGCAACGCGGCGGCCGATCCTCAGCGGCTCGCCGTTCCACCTCATCGACTTCGCAAGCTCGGTGTTGCCGACCCTCGCCTGGCACGAATCGGTTGCTACGCATGGAATCATCGACGATCCGGCCCGCGTTCGCGAGCTGCGTATCATCTATGCACAACAGTTTGAATCGGCTTTGAGTCAGAGTGATTCGCTTGCTCTGATCGAGCAGACCGCAGATGGGATAGCCTGA
- a CDS encoding DUF4913 domain-containing protein has product MKSTQPQQEPPALAYPWFVEWAEDWFFPQYARRIAAGNRDGTYTWCAEWWRHREVAVRIAALWQAWEAARITPDGSTMSAWWLMHADPQMRALMDAANGPMWRCTPERHEQVATLPVEPVPVGYFSKHAA; this is encoded by the coding sequence ATGAAAAGCACACAGCCCCAACAGGAACCACCTGCCTTGGCATATCCGTGGTTCGTCGAATGGGCGGAGGACTGGTTCTTCCCGCAGTACGCCCGCCGCATCGCGGCCGGGAACCGCGACGGCACCTACACCTGGTGCGCGGAATGGTGGCGGCACCGCGAGGTCGCCGTCCGCATAGCTGCCCTGTGGCAGGCATGGGAAGCTGCGCGCATCACCCCAGACGGATCCACCATGAGCGCGTGGTGGCTGATGCATGCCGATCCCCAGATGCGCGCGCTCATGGATGCGGCGAACGGGCCGATGTGGCGCTGTACCCCTGAGCGCCACGAACAGGTCGCGACGTTGCCGGTCGAGCCCGTCCCTGTCGGCTACTTCTCGAAACATGCTGCATAG
- a CDS encoding alpha/beta hydrolase, whose translation MSQHLTVKQVLSWKPETLVAQANEWERQAAELRTRMDSQSRAVDGSRETWTGRAGDAMRDRFTQVNEKATKVRDALERGRDAAKVASLNFTTAKSLLDSAKKTAESKGLEVHDDGTCVITEKKKQYVYAAVNGDADKYTTAISALIIDCDTQTAVVKQALNNAAQIDDEAQQAINNAFADLPTAESFGNATTPKTEAKQPPKNGTPKENRQWWDSLTKQEQDAVLSTQPASVGNLDGLPADVRDQANKTVLKTEQARLDKEVTDLTNKLNGMKDATPNEFSDVASQLEDRKRRKADVDKIAEVLGKKPDHKLMVLDTMSGRQVHAAVATGDPDKADHVSVTTPGLGTNVRGSLKDMVGEADQLKAESERQLDKAGKKNETVSTIAWIGYDAPQKDADIVNVGFESRAKEAAKPLANFYEGLDVASTKNDPHITALGHSYGSLTTSLALQQKAGGVDDVVFYGSPGLGGHIPSAGTPIALLGLNDVVHSPSDLGLQDHHVYEMTEKKDPVVAFNSFGRSPHFMPWVTHLSTDPITVDDRVYTGAEGHAEYPRTDPKTNNLHRSGYNLAAVVAGLPDNAINPPGQ comes from the coding sequence ATGAGCCAGCACCTGACCGTGAAACAGGTTCTGTCGTGGAAGCCGGAAACCCTTGTCGCGCAAGCGAATGAGTGGGAGCGGCAAGCCGCCGAGTTGCGCACTCGCATGGACAGTCAGTCGCGTGCGGTCGATGGCTCGCGCGAGACCTGGACCGGTCGCGCGGGCGATGCGATGCGTGACCGGTTCACCCAGGTCAACGAGAAAGCGACCAAGGTGCGCGACGCTCTGGAGCGTGGTCGCGACGCGGCGAAGGTCGCCAGCCTCAACTTCACCACCGCCAAAAGCCTTTTGGATTCTGCGAAGAAGACCGCGGAGAGCAAAGGGCTCGAGGTCCACGATGACGGCACCTGCGTTATCACCGAGAAGAAGAAGCAGTACGTCTACGCGGCGGTCAACGGTGACGCCGACAAATACACCACCGCGATCTCGGCGCTGATCATCGACTGCGACACCCAGACCGCGGTGGTGAAGCAGGCACTGAACAATGCCGCCCAGATCGACGACGAAGCCCAGCAGGCGATCAATAACGCCTTCGCCGATCTTCCGACCGCCGAATCCTTCGGCAACGCAACAACTCCCAAGACCGAGGCGAAGCAGCCGCCGAAGAACGGCACTCCGAAAGAAAACCGGCAGTGGTGGGATTCGCTGACCAAGCAGGAACAGGACGCGGTCCTCAGCACCCAGCCAGCTTCGGTCGGCAACCTCGACGGCCTGCCCGCTGACGTCCGCGACCAGGCCAACAAGACCGTATTGAAAACCGAGCAAGCCCGGCTGGACAAAGAGGTCACCGATCTCACCAACAAGCTCAACGGCATGAAGGATGCGACGCCTAACGAGTTCTCCGACGTCGCCTCCCAGCTCGAAGATCGTAAACGCCGCAAGGCGGACGTGGACAAGATCGCTGAGGTACTGGGCAAGAAGCCTGACCACAAGTTAATGGTGTTGGACACCATGTCAGGGCGGCAGGTACACGCCGCAGTGGCCACCGGCGATCCGGACAAGGCAGACCATGTCTCGGTGACCACGCCTGGGCTTGGCACGAACGTCCGCGGCTCGCTCAAGGACATGGTCGGCGAGGCCGATCAGTTGAAGGCTGAATCGGAACGGCAGTTGGACAAGGCCGGGAAGAAGAACGAAACGGTCTCGACGATCGCCTGGATTGGCTACGACGCGCCGCAGAAGGATGCCGACATCGTCAATGTCGGGTTCGAGTCGCGCGCGAAAGAAGCGGCCAAGCCGCTGGCCAACTTCTATGAAGGGCTCGATGTCGCCAGCACCAAGAACGATCCCCACATCACCGCGCTCGGGCATTCGTATGGGTCCCTCACCACCAGCTTGGCTCTGCAACAGAAGGCGGGCGGAGTCGACGATGTCGTGTTCTATGGCTCACCCGGATTGGGCGGTCACATTCCCTCGGCCGGTACTCCGATTGCGCTGTTGGGGCTGAACGATGTTGTGCACTCGCCTTCGGACTTGGGGTTGCAGGACCATCACGTCTACGAGATGACCGAAAAGAAAGATCCCGTCGTGGCCTTCAATTCCTTCGGTCGCAGTCCGCATTTCATGCCGTGGGTCACCCATCTGAGCACAGATCCGATTACGGTCGACGACCGCGTCTACACCGGCGCCGAAGGACACGCGGAATATCCTCGCACCGACCCGAAGACCAATAATCTGCACCGCTCGGGTTACAACCTGGCCGCCGTCGTCGCCGGTCTTCCCGACAACGCGATCAACCCACCGGGACAATGA
- a CDS encoding ESX secretion-associated protein EspG → MHTWRFTGLEFEILCAAHERDRLPYPLRFRSETTDLSGLKRQRDAAAEALLGKHTDELERALQALFDPEVRIELKGFGGPNVYRFHGAVQGQAGTAVAQSPGTAPDTGGDVLMSYGNANHVATLAVTALPRIRAGAQPPIEIRREDLAADRDRYVREPYEISVTRQLDRIFKRERLGFGEITVFAGPAIDARPGFGRGFWWMDYADGRYYVKTGDPIIAKPIDPAAMAAEINRLTTLTQRYYREDQEHDEYLRSQPRY, encoded by the coding sequence ATGCACACGTGGAGATTCACCGGCCTCGAGTTCGAGATCCTTTGTGCCGCACACGAACGCGACCGCTTGCCCTACCCGCTCAGATTCCGTTCGGAGACAACCGATCTCTCCGGCTTGAAGCGGCAACGCGATGCGGCAGCGGAAGCCCTGCTCGGCAAGCACACTGACGAACTGGAGCGGGCACTACAGGCCCTGTTCGACCCGGAAGTCCGCATCGAGTTGAAGGGGTTCGGTGGACCGAACGTCTACCGGTTCCATGGCGCGGTACAGGGGCAGGCGGGTACGGCTGTAGCGCAGTCGCCCGGCACCGCGCCCGACACCGGGGGCGATGTGCTGATGAGCTACGGCAACGCGAATCACGTTGCCACACTCGCCGTTACGGCATTACCCAGAATTCGTGCCGGTGCGCAGCCGCCTATCGAGATCCGCCGTGAGGACCTTGCTGCGGACCGCGACCGCTATGTGCGCGAACCCTACGAGATCAGCGTCACACGGCAACTGGACCGCATCTTCAAGCGCGAACGCCTCGGCTTCGGTGAGATCACGGTCTTCGCTGGTCCCGCGATCGACGCCCGCCCCGGCTTCGGCCGCGGCTTCTGGTGGATGGACTACGCGGATGGCCGCTACTACGTGAAGACCGGAGATCCGATCATCGCCAAGCCGATCGACCCAGCTGCCATGGCCGCCGAAATCAACCGGCTCACCACACTCACCCAGCGCTACTACCGCGAAGACCAGGAACACGACGAATATTTGCGGTCTCAGCCGCGCTACTGA
- a CDS encoding DUF397 domain-containing protein, translating into MRTTETVDEPRSGWFKSSRSNDGPNCVEVKFEGDSVLIRDSKYLRDPANEPSAQPVITVPVRAWDRFLGIATGLAVVSDEVPTIDRHESGQVSIVANGGLSHPGESGDFISWEGWSRVEEEVPGRAA; encoded by the coding sequence ATGCGCACCACCGAGACCGTCGACGAACCGCGGAGCGGCTGGTTCAAGTCCTCCAGATCCAACGACGGCCCCAACTGCGTCGAGGTGAAGTTCGAAGGTGACTCCGTGCTCATCCGCGACAGCAAATACCTCCGGGATCCTGCCAACGAGCCGTCCGCGCAACCGGTCATCACCGTGCCCGTTAGGGCTTGGGACCGGTTCCTCGGCATCGCAACAGGTTTGGCCGTTGTATCCGACGAGGTGCCTACGATTGATCGTCATGAATCGGGCCAGGTGTCCATTGTCGCGAACGGCGGGCTGAGCCACCCCGGTGAGTCCGGAGACTTCATCTCTTGGGAAGGATGGAGTCGTGTCGAGGAGGAAGTACCCGGACGAGCTGCGTGA
- a CDS encoding DUF4254 domain-containing protein: MANDPFPPKNQLLQACRGEASGDHPVLGWAAELADLHTRRLTTDRVTLTDREAVDEIDSRRSALVREIDRWIAARIPPAPYAAAVHTETVGPIIDRLAELTSRAFIALTSTSSWELGNVWEELAELAVGYEDLATEICAGRRRLPGGP, encoded by the coding sequence ATGGCGAACGATCCGTTCCCGCCGAAAAACCAACTCCTACAAGCATGTAGGGGTGAGGCTTCTGGGGATCACCCAGTCCTGGGTTGGGCCGCTGAGCTGGCCGACCTGCACACTCGGCGGCTGACCACAGACCGAGTCACCTTGACAGACCGCGAGGCTGTAGACGAAATCGATTCGCGGCGTTCAGCTTTGGTGCGTGAGATCGACCGTTGGATTGCCGCCCGGATACCGCCAGCTCCGTACGCCGCCGCCGTTCACACCGAAACCGTCGGCCCGATCATTGACCGCCTCGCCGAGCTCACCTCGCGAGCCTTCATCGCCCTCACCAGCACCTCTAGCTGGGAGCTCGGCAACGTATGGGAGGAACTTGCCGAGTTGGCTGTGGGCTATGAAGACCTGGCCACTGAAATCTGCGCAGGCCGGCGCCGCTTGCCTGGAGGCCCGTGA
- a CDS encoding LppA family lipoprotein — MTRKFSRFQRIALGIAAVGAAAMLLLIGWTFVSISDSNPPHTSEKDTAEAAQRLLKLPPLEDAEAELRAVVQQIGAAATELVPGMKWEWNRDPMRSDCPAPYDQTNGQISYLRHYYSDTPIPDDVWPQFLDRVRTIAATVGATAPETMQNQSGTASSPGNHDVWFSNPSSGTTIKVGTQRASVISATVGCHLPKDKFSSPTPTPKPTS, encoded by the coding sequence ATGACACGCAAATTCAGCAGGTTCCAGCGAATCGCTCTCGGCATCGCCGCGGTCGGTGCGGCGGCGATGCTGCTACTGATTGGATGGACTTTCGTGAGCATCAGCGACAGTAATCCCCCGCATACGAGCGAGAAGGACACCGCCGAAGCAGCACAGCGTCTGCTGAAGCTGCCTCCGCTGGAAGACGCGGAAGCTGAGCTTCGGGCGGTCGTGCAGCAGATCGGCGCTGCGGCAACCGAACTCGTTCCCGGCATGAAATGGGAATGGAACAGAGACCCGATGAGGTCCGACTGTCCGGCGCCGTATGACCAAACTAATGGTCAGATCTCCTACCTTCGACACTATTACTCCGACACTCCGATTCCTGACGACGTGTGGCCGCAGTTCCTCGACCGGGTCCGCACGATCGCAGCGACCGTAGGAGCGACCGCTCCGGAGACGATGCAGAATCAATCCGGTACCGCGAGTAGCCCAGGGAATCACGACGTTTGGTTTTCCAATCCCAGCAGCGGCACCACGATCAAGGTCGGGACTCAACGCGCGTCGGTAATCTCCGCGACGGTCGGCTGCCATCTGCCCAAGGACAAGTTCAGCTCACCGACTCCAACCCCCAAGCCCACCTCCTGA
- a CDS encoding DUF4254 domain-containing protein, with amino-acid sequence MPALSVNLPFSLDRTVTSPLAWPSDDELLVAIAGIHVGEHRLCQLANELGQLHDQLLAYDLARPDDPQTEDASPRAEIDWRRDELIFEIDVWVAERAPIPHRNAGLHTETIGAVIDRLAQTQTHASHLLMTLDAADPRVHAAWSHLAELANGYTDLTADILARSRRLPTRKDHR; translated from the coding sequence ATGCCCGCCCTGTCGGTCAACTTGCCGTTCAGTCTGGATCGAACAGTGACCAGCCCGCTGGCCTGGCCCTCCGACGATGAACTGCTGGTGGCCATCGCAGGCATCCACGTCGGCGAGCATCGCCTTTGTCAGCTGGCCAATGAGCTCGGCCAGCTGCATGACCAGTTGCTGGCCTACGACCTTGCACGGCCGGACGATCCGCAGACAGAGGATGCCAGCCCCCGCGCCGAAATCGACTGGCGCAGAGACGAACTCATCTTCGAAATCGATGTTTGGGTTGCTGAGCGAGCGCCGATTCCGCATCGCAACGCTGGCCTGCATACCGAGACCATCGGAGCAGTCATCGACCGGCTTGCCCAAACGCAAACGCACGCAAGCCATTTGCTGATGACGCTCGACGCGGCCGACCCCCGTGTCCACGCTGCTTGGTCACACCTGGCCGAACTCGCCAACGGCTACACCGATCTGACCGCGGACATCCTCGCGAGGTCCAGACGGCTTCCCACCAGGAAGGACCACCGATGA
- a CDS encoding nucleoside hydrolase has protein sequence MHGLLPIAITLIVIAALASLARMLLHTRNDHHGWIRPQGRHRKANAPAQQNFWPRLWIHDAPETPFTVDEAHRQKAVSPRMLHRAMPTEIRSLQHLNRHRSRQTRLIPPTPRISRTREGLSRTEIPLFGEELKPTDCWKEASMPMSTDTPIQHVDDTTNLTAGSSDRHRRLDDMRHPIVFLDTDIGYDADDIVALVVAARRVENLVVITADETNCRRAKLARTVLDALDRNDVPVYAGIELGGDRFLLDDHITGVPDQSAAFVTATTRIVSATTGPIRWIGLGPLTNLAHLLSVVPDLADRLAVTQMGGWLDHYRHPDRASHNFHTDPRSAGLALRLLNRPRLVLSDHTAHPALHVTADDDLYRRLATTNAPSWARLVTANFDAWFTRRGGSWMHDPLTVSAALGLPFTDFHLERVQIERDARLRRDPAGHELVVSTAVDYAGFWNWLLHVVAP, from the coding sequence GTGCACGGGTTACTACCGATCGCGATCACCCTCATAGTCATCGCCGCACTCGCCTCTCTCGCGCGGATGCTCCTGCACACTCGCAACGATCACCACGGCTGGATCCGACCGCAAGGACGCCACAGGAAAGCGAATGCGCCTGCGCAGCAGAATTTTTGGCCACGGTTATGGATTCACGACGCGCCCGAGACGCCGTTCACTGTGGATGAAGCGCACCGGCAAAAGGCAGTGTCACCGCGAATGCTCCACCGAGCAATGCCCACGGAAATCCGCAGCCTTCAACACCTTAATCGCCACCGGTCACGCCAGACCCGACTCATCCCGCCGACGCCGCGAATAAGCCGAACACGCGAAGGTCTATCTCGCACCGAAATTCCTTTATTCGGTGAGGAATTAAAGCCAACCGATTGTTGGAAAGAGGCTTCGATGCCGATGTCTACCGATACGCCCATACAACATGTTGATGACACCACCAACCTGACGGCGGGCAGTAGTGATCGACACCGCCGCCTCGACGACATGCGGCATCCGATCGTATTTCTAGACACCGATATCGGCTACGACGCCGACGATATCGTTGCCCTGGTGGTTGCGGCCCGCCGGGTTGAGAACCTGGTGGTGATCACTGCGGACGAAACCAACTGCCGCCGTGCGAAACTCGCACGTACGGTGCTGGATGCCCTGGACCGCAACGACGTTCCGGTCTACGCGGGAATCGAACTTGGTGGTGACCGGTTTCTCCTCGACGACCACATCACCGGCGTCCCAGACCAATCCGCCGCGTTTGTCACCGCGACCACCCGGATCGTCTCCGCGACAACAGGTCCGATCCGCTGGATCGGGCTGGGCCCGCTGACCAACCTTGCCCATCTCCTGTCGGTCGTCCCAGACCTGGCCGACCGGCTGGCCGTCACCCAGATGGGCGGCTGGCTCGATCACTACCGTCACCCCGATCGCGCCTCGCACAACTTTCACACCGATCCCCGCTCGGCGGGTCTGGCGCTGCGACTGCTGAACCGTCCGCGACTGGTGTTGTCGGACCACACCGCACACCCTGCTCTCCACGTCACGGCCGACGACGACCTCTACCGACGACTCGCCACCACCAACGCACCGTCATGGGCGAGGTTGGTGACAGCGAACTTCGACGCCTGGTTCACCCGACGCGGCGGTTCCTGGATGCACGACCCACTGACCGTCAGTGCGGCACTCGGGCTGCCGTTCACCGACTTTCACCTCGAACGGGTGCAGATCGAACGCGACGCGCGCCTGCGCCGCGATCCGGCCGGACACGAACTCGTGGTCTCCACGGCCGTCGACTACGCCGGATTCTGGAACTGGCTGCTCCACGTGGTGGCCCCATGA
- a CDS encoding SAM-dependent methyltransferase, protein MNAAAGHDHGRVPAGADPSKPNAARIYNYMLGGKDNYVVDQLVAHRMLAVAPDTRTMAWFSRQFLLKAVQLAAENSIRQFVDIGTGIPIHPTVYEVAQKVQPSAVVACIDYDPVVYAHCNAATWGRSGVTALLADVRHPDDVVEQCRTAARIDWSQPVAMLLVGVLHYVMDHEQPAAIMTRFRRVMAPGSYLVFTHAWCESAQALVDQTTTDTLGSSAQIRYRTTTEVAQLVADFALLDPGVAPVQDWLGPDLPITRLAILGGIGRCPA, encoded by the coding sequence ATGAACGCTGCCGCAGGGCACGACCATGGGCGGGTTCCTGCTGGTGCGGATCCTTCTAAACCGAATGCGGCCCGGATCTACAACTACATGCTCGGCGGCAAGGACAACTACGTGGTCGACCAGCTCGTCGCCCACCGCATGCTCGCCGTCGCACCCGACACCAGGACGATGGCCTGGTTCAGCCGCCAATTCCTGTTGAAGGCAGTGCAATTGGCCGCCGAGAACAGTATCAGGCAGTTCGTCGACATCGGCACCGGCATCCCGATCCATCCCACCGTTTACGAGGTCGCACAGAAGGTCCAACCCTCCGCGGTCGTGGCCTGCATCGACTACGACCCCGTCGTCTACGCGCACTGCAATGCGGCGACCTGGGGGCGATCCGGCGTCACGGCGTTGCTCGCCGACGTACGCCATCCCGACGACGTCGTCGAACAATGCCGGACCGCAGCCAGGATCGACTGGTCGCAACCAGTCGCGATGCTGCTCGTCGGTGTCCTGCACTACGTGATGGACCACGAGCAACCAGCCGCGATCATGACCCGGTTCCGCCGCGTGATGGCCCCCGGTAGTTATCTCGTGTTCACCCACGCCTGGTGCGAATCCGCTCAGGCCCTCGTCGACCAAACCACGACCGATACCCTTGGTAGCAGCGCTCAAATCCGATACCGCACCACCACCGAGGTAGCGCAACTCGTCGCCGATTTCGCGCTCCTCGACCCTGGTGTAGCGCCCGTCCAGGACTGGCTCGGCCCCGACCTGCCCATCACCCGCCTCGCGATCCTGGGCGGCATCGGCCGCTGCCCAGCTTGA